CTGGGAAGTCCCACTCTGTCGCGTCACCGGCGAAGTGGATATTCCCTTCACGCACTCCCTCGATCCCGGAGAACCCGGTGAACTGGCCGGGCTTCCAGTACGGAACGCTCCCTTGACCCATGGGTCGTTGAGGCCCGCCGGGTCCGTT
The sequence above is a segment of the Actinomycetota bacterium genome. Coding sequences within it:
- a CDS encoding FAD-dependent oxidoreductase encodes the protein MGQGSVPYWKPGQFTGFSGIEGVREGNIHFAGDATEWDFPGFMEGAIPSGERCAVDI